In a genomic window of Tissierella sp. Yu-01:
- a CDS encoding insulinase family protein gives MEFNNKRIKLGNGIYLNLIQTSKFKSNLLSYYFVRPLKREEVTKNSLVPLVLKRGTEALNTSIQIEKEFEEMYGANYSSAVNKRGERHIIRFTAEWANGEYLNNSELNFKVIDLLRSVIYNPYLEDGVFKKDYVNQEKENHRVRIESKINDKRSYAVNRCIEEMCKYEDFSIYPLGYVEDIDSIDEKNLYEQYIDLLNTSQIEIFYVGNYDDKIESHLISSNKIERENVAEIPRENVVVSVKQKNMINEKLDVNQGKIVIGYRTGIPFEDKLYNGLLIANDILGGGPNSKLFKNVREAESLAYYVSSTIIKYKSIMLVDGGIEFANYHKTVDIINKQLGLLKEGIFTDDDIEISKKSIKTSTESIGDSIFLISEFFLSQIIAKDKRSLEEMISDFNQVTREDIIKAASNITIDTIYFMNSSN, from the coding sequence ATGGAGTTCAATAATAAAAGAATAAAATTGGGTAATGGTATATATTTAAATCTTATTCAGACTAGCAAATTCAAATCAAATTTACTTAGCTATTATTTTGTAAGACCATTAAAAAGAGAAGAAGTAACTAAGAATTCGCTAGTGCCTCTAGTGTTGAAAAGAGGTACGGAAGCTCTAAATACAAGCATACAGATTGAAAAGGAATTTGAGGAAATGTATGGAGCAAATTATAGTAGTGCTGTAAATAAAAGAGGAGAAAGACATATTATAAGATTCACCGCTGAATGGGCTAATGGAGAATATTTAAATAACTCAGAGTTGAATTTTAAGGTCATAGATTTGTTAAGAAGTGTCATTTATAATCCATATTTGGAAGATGGAGTTTTTAAAAAGGATTATGTTAACCAGGAAAAAGAGAATCATAGGGTAAGAATTGAAAGTAAAATAAATGATAAACGTTCCTATGCTGTAAATAGATGCATAGAAGAAATGTGCAAATATGAAGATTTCAGTATATATCCCTTAGGATATGTAGAAGATATTGATTCTATAGATGAAAAAAACCTTTATGAACAATATATTGACTTATTAAATACCAGTCAAATAGAAATCTTCTATGTAGGAAACTATGATGATAAGATAGAATCTCATTTAATAAGTAGCAACAAAATAGAAAGAGAGAATGTAGCTGAAATTCCAAGGGAAAATGTAGTTGTATCAGTAAAGCAAAAAAATATGATTAACGAAAAACTCGATGTAAACCAAGGCAAAATAGTAATTGGATATAGAACTGGAATACCTTTTGAGGATAAATTATATAATGGTTTGTTAATTGCTAATGATATCCTTGGTGGTGGACCGAACTCTAAACTTTTTAAAAACGTAAGAGAAGCAGAAAGTTTAGCTTATTATGTTAGTTCTACAATTATTAAATATAAATCCATAATGTTAGTAGATGGAGGCATAGAATTTGCTAATTATCATAAAACTGTAGATATAATCAATAAACAACTTGGGCTTTTAAAGGAAGGTATATTTACCGATGATGATATAGAAATCTCAAAAAAATCAATCAAGACGTCTACTGAGTCAATAGGGGATAGCATCTTTTTAATATCTGAATTCTTCTTAAGTCAAATAATTGCTAAAGATAAGAGAAGCTTAGAAGAGATGATATCAGATTTTAATCAAGTTACAAGAGAGGATATTATAAAAGCTGCAAGTAATATAACTATTGATACAATTTACTTTATGAACAGCAGTAATTAG
- a CDS encoding pitrilysin family protein — protein MNTIVNDRINEKILYHELDSGLKIYFMPKPGFVKKYAVFTTNYGSIDNVFVPIGESDPIEVPEGIAHFLEHKLFEEEEANIFDKFSKLGAYVNASTSFNQTSYLFYTTDYFYDCLELLIKFVQSPYLTDENVEKEKGIIAQEIRMYEDNPKWRVFFNCLKAMYINHPIKIDIAGTVESINTITKELLYKSYNTFYHPSNMVLFVVGDLSFDEIIETVKKSEKIYEKTDFTVERIFEEEPKQISQKIIEEKMYVSTPLFYIGFKDYDLGLEGKESIKKDIVTNMILDMLFTPSSEFFNDLYNEGLIDSNFGAYYTGKKTYGHSLIVGQSEVPEKVHQRVVDLFSQNPADILIDDDFERLKKKNLGSFLMGFNSIEFIANNFTDLYFDKFNLLDYLDVLESISFEDLLNRFKEHFTPDNIVLSIVRPS, from the coding sequence TTGAATACAATTGTTAATGATAGAATTAATGAGAAAATTTTATATCACGAATTAGACAGTGGTTTAAAGATATACTTTATGCCAAAACCAGGTTTTGTCAAAAAATATGCCGTGTTCACAACAAATTATGGGTCCATTGATAACGTATTTGTGCCTATTGGAGAGAGTGATCCAATAGAGGTACCTGAAGGTATTGCACACTTTCTAGAGCATAAATTATTTGAAGAGGAAGAGGCTAACATCTTTGATAAGTTTTCGAAACTAGGAGCCTATGTAAATGCTAGTACTAGTTTCAATCAAACTTCTTATCTTTTTTATACAACTGATTATTTTTATGACTGTCTAGAACTTTTAATCAAGTTTGTTCAGTCACCTTATCTAACAGATGAAAATGTAGAAAAAGAAAAGGGCATAATAGCTCAGGAGATAAGGATGTATGAAGATAATCCAAAATGGCGTGTATTCTTTAATTGTTTAAAAGCGATGTATATAAATCATCCTATAAAAATTGATATTGCAGGAACTGTAGAAAGTATAAATACAATTACTAAAGAATTACTATATAAATCATATAATACATTCTATCATCCAAGTAATATGGTACTTTTTGTTGTGGGAGATTTGTCCTTTGATGAAATAATTGAAACAGTTAAAAAATCAGAAAAGATATATGAAAAGACTGATTTCACTGTGGAAAGGATTTTTGAAGAAGAACCTAAACAAATAAGCCAAAAAATAATTGAGGAAAAAATGTATGTTTCAACACCATTATTTTATATAGGCTTCAAGGACTATGATCTAGGTCTAGAAGGTAAAGAGTCAATTAAGAAGGATATTGTTACTAATATGATTTTAGATATGTTATTTACACCTAGTTCGGAGTTTTTCAATGATTTATATAATGAAGGACTAATCGATAGTAATTTTGGGGCTTACTATACAGGAAAGAAAACCTATGGACATTCCTTAATTGTAGGCCAATCTGAAGTCCCTGAAAAGGTACATCAAAGGGTTGTAGATTTATTTAGTCAAAATCCAGCTGATATCCTAATAGATGATGACTTTGAAAGATTGAAGAAGAAAAACCTAGGAAGTTTTTTAATGGGATTTAACTCTATTGAGTTCATAGCTAATAATTTTACTGATTTATATTTTGATAAGTTTAATTTGTTGGATTATTTAGATGTATTAGAAAGTATTTCCTTTGAGGATTTACTAAATCGATTTAAGGAGCATTTTACTCCTGATAATATTGTGCTCTCAATTGTAAGACCATCCTAG
- the lgt gene encoding prolipoprotein diacylglyceryl transferase has product MDPIAFTIFGIEVRWYGVLISLGVIIGTILALREAKRKGVNEDTIIDLLLFAIPVAIIGARLHYVIFSWDSYKNNLLEILNLRGGGLAIHGAIIGGAIVALIFSKVKNISFWKLGDIVAPSLILGQAIGRWGNYANQEAYGGPTDLPWAIVVNGVKVHPTFLYESIWNFLIFIFLMWYTRNKIKKDGEIFLLYIILYSVGRFIIEGLRTDSLMLGPIRVAQLISLMSILIGAFIFYKRRKDTISNN; this is encoded by the coding sequence ATGGATCCAATTGCATTTACCATTTTTGGAATTGAAGTTAGATGGTATGGAGTGCTTATTTCATTAGGAGTGATAATAGGTACCATTTTAGCTTTGCGTGAAGCTAAAAGAAAGGGTGTTAATGAAGACACCATAATAGATTTATTACTATTTGCGATACCCGTTGCCATAATTGGAGCTAGATTGCACTATGTAATATTCAGTTGGGATAGCTATAAAAATAATCTCTTAGAAATACTTAATTTAAGAGGTGGAGGATTGGCAATCCATGGTGCTATTATAGGTGGAGCCATAGTAGCGCTTATATTTTCTAAGGTGAAAAATATAAGTTTTTGGAAATTAGGGGATATAGTTGCCCCTAGTTTAATATTAGGACAGGCGATAGGCAGATGGGGAAATTATGCAAATCAAGAAGCATATGGAGGCCCTACAGACCTTCCTTGGGCTATTGTAGTAAATGGGGTTAAGGTGCATCCCACATTTCTGTATGAATCTATATGGAACTTTTTGATATTCATATTTTTAATGTGGTATACAAGAAACAAGATAAAAAAAGATGGAGAAATATTTCTACTATATATAATCCTATATTCAGTAGGCAGATTTATTATTGAAGGATTAAGAACTGATAGCCTGATGCTTGGACCAATCAGAGTGGCGCAATTAATAAGTTTAATGTCTATATTAATAGGTGCTTTTATTTTTTACAAACGTAGAAAAGATACAATTTCGAACAATTAA
- the mraZ gene encoding division/cell wall cluster transcriptional repressor MraZ: MFIGEHQHSIDDKGRLIIPSKFREDLGYEFIITKGLDNCLFVYPKKEWQVVEEKLKSLPLTNRDARAFIRFFFSGATECALDKQGRVLVPANLREHSSLEKDAVIIGVSTRLEIWSKEEWDRYNSDDNLSYDSIAEKMAELGI; encoded by the coding sequence ATGTTTATTGGAGAGCATCAACATTCAATTGATGATAAAGGAAGATTAATAATTCCATCTAAATTCAGGGAAGATCTTGGTTATGAATTTATCATAACTAAAGGTTTAGATAACTGCCTTTTTGTTTACCCAAAGAAAGAATGGCAGGTTGTTGAAGAAAAACTAAAAAGTCTACCACTTACTAATAGAGATGCCAGAGCATTTATAAGGTTTTTTTTCTCTGGTGCAACGGAATGTGCCTTGGATAAGCAAGGTAGAGTACTAGTACCTGCTAATCTAAGAGAACATTCTAGTTTGGAGAAGGATGCAGTAATCATTGGTGTATCAACTAGGTTAGAAATTTGGAGCAAGGAAGAATGGGATAGATATAATTCCGATGATAATTTGAGCTATGATAGTATTGCAGAAAAGATGGCTGAATTAGGTATTTAA
- the rsmH gene encoding 16S rRNA (cytosine(1402)-N(4))-methyltransferase RsmH: protein MEFHHISVLLNEVIDGLNIREDGIYIDGTLGGAGHSSEIVKRLKSGKLIGIDQDLNALEKASQVLKDYEEKVVLVHNNYENIDIVLKELEINKVDGILLDLGVSSHQLDEESRGFSHNKDAPLDMRMDKTNTLTAWDVVNKYSANEIEDIIFNYGEDRWAKRIAEFIVTERKAKPIDTTLELVSVIKKAIPKAVRMEGHHPAKKTFQAIRIEVNRELEVLRNSINKMVDLLNPGGRLVIITFHSLEDRIVKEAFKELYKDCICPPHFPECRCDKVREIKILTRKPILPSQEELTNNPRSRSAKLRIAEKL from the coding sequence ATGGAGTTTCATCATATATCAGTTTTATTGAATGAAGTTATTGATGGTCTAAATATTAGGGAAGATGGTATTTATATAGATGGGACTTTAGGTGGAGCTGGACATTCCTCAGAGATAGTAAAAAGGTTAAAAAGTGGGAAGCTCATAGGAATTGATCAGGATTTAAATGCTTTGGAAAAAGCTTCACAGGTTTTAAAAGATTATGAAGAAAAAGTTGTTTTAGTCCATAATAATTATGAAAATATTGACATTGTATTAAAGGAGCTAGAAATAAACAAAGTTGATGGAATATTACTTGATTTAGGGGTTTCATCTCATCAACTTGATGAAGAATCTAGAGGTTTTTCTCATAATAAAGATGCTCCTCTAGACATGAGAATGGATAAAACAAATACCTTAACTGCATGGGATGTAGTAAATAAGTACAGTGCTAATGAAATTGAAGATATAATTTTCAATTATGGTGAGGATAGATGGGCTAAAAGAATTGCAGAATTTATCGTTACTGAAAGAAAAGCTAAGCCTATTGATACTACATTAGAATTAGTATCTGTAATTAAGAAAGCAATTCCTAAAGCAGTTAGGATGGAAGGACATCATCCAGCAAAAAAAACTTTCCAAGCTATTAGGATTGAAGTTAACAGAGAACTTGAGGTTTTACGTAATTCTATAAATAAAATGGTAGATTTATTAAATCCTGGTGGTAGGTTAGTTATTATAACATTTCACTCTTTAGAGGATAGAATTGTTAAGGAAGCTTTTAAAGAGTTATACAAAGATTGTATATGTCCACCGCATTTTCCAGAGTGCAGATGTGATAAAGTAAGAGAAATCAAAATATTAACTAGAAAGCCTATATTACCATCCCAAGAGGAATTAACAAACAATCCACGTTCACGTTCTGCAAAACTTAGAATTGCAGAAAAACTTTAG
- the ftsL gene encoding cell division protein FtsL translates to MLVARAEYNYYPEYTEEQNPKKVIKKKKRVRAINKNMYITIAIILFITSLLILYRYAKITEANLEITKLEKEVVELQKIRQDLEGKLEGIKSTTTISEVAKSNLGMIYPENGQVVYVSVNNDSDVEFASRSFSEKLSKLLSNFSSLF, encoded by the coding sequence TTGTTAGTAGCTAGAGCTGAATATAATTATTATCCTGAGTATACTGAAGAACAAAACCCAAAAAAAGTCATTAAAAAGAAAAAAAGAGTAAGAGCTATAAATAAAAATATGTATATAACTATTGCAATAATTTTGTTTATTACTAGTTTGTTAATTCTATATAGATATGCTAAAATAACAGAGGCTAATTTAGAAATTACTAAATTAGAAAAAGAAGTCGTTGAATTACAAAAAATTAGACAGGATTTAGAAGGTAAACTAGAAGGAATTAAAAGTACAACTACTATAAGTGAAGTAGCTAAAAGTAATTTAGGAATGATATATCCTGAAAATGGGCAAGTAGTTTATGTTTCAGTAAACAATGATTCTGATGTTGAATTTGCTAGCAGAAGCTTTTCAGAAAAATTAAGTAAACTTTTAAGTAATTTTTCTAGTTTGTTTTAA
- a CDS encoding PASTA domain-containing penicillin-binding protein — MQTPNKSTKNRLRFVLGVIVTIVMFLAWRLFYLQVYNNEDLKKGALEQWTKGIDIKSNRGVIYDRNGKKLAVNVTAYTVWATPADIENPEETAKTIANILQMEENVVYEKLTKNVSTEKIKQWITREEALELRKSSIRGLTIVDDSKRYYPYGDFASYILGFTDIDNNGLDGIEKTYDKYLSGIPGKIVKTTDAANRQMPYDGEKIYDPENGLSVVLTIDETIQHFAEKAANQALLDNKAKNVSIIVMDPFSGDILALANKPDFDPNEPREPLTDEQKKEWADLPIEELPNKWYDMWRNVAISDVYEPGSTFKVLTAAAALEVGSANLNTHYFCNGFVRDIKGVVLKCASWYNPHGNQTFAEAIANSCNVAFVNMGRSLGKENMYEYIKAFGFGESSGIDLLGEQSGIIPANTDVIKEVNLATMSYGHGIAVTPIQMVNMFSTVANGGNLMKPRLVKQLIDEEGNVLKTFPTEVKRKVLAEKTSETMLKLLEGVVKDGTGRKAYIPGYRVGGKTGTAEKIIDGRYADGKYIASFGAIAPVDDPKIAVLIIIDEPSGVYYGGTIAGPVAKSVIEDTLNYLEVEPKFTEDEKELIEQKIIVPDVRNKKIGDAGKLLTELELRYTTEYQEITTDSTVLDQFPLPGVEVIKGSIIDLYLNEKPNILTMPDLIGKTKDEAIKILDELNLQYTLNGTGKVTNQSPGPGENLSGETNIVIELSDT; from the coding sequence TTGCAAACACCTAACAAATCAACTAAGAATAGACTCCGTTTTGTATTAGGTGTGATAGTTACTATTGTCATGTTCTTAGCTTGGAGACTATTTTACCTACAGGTATACAATAATGAGGATCTAAAAAAGGGCGCTTTAGAACAATGGACTAAAGGTATTGATATTAAGTCAAACAGAGGAGTAATATATGATAGAAATGGGAAGAAACTAGCTGTAAATGTAACAGCCTATACTGTATGGGCAACTCCAGCGGATATAGAGAACCCCGAGGAAACTGCAAAAACAATAGCTAATATACTCCAAATGGAGGAGAATGTTGTTTATGAGAAACTTACAAAAAATGTTAGTACCGAAAAGATTAAGCAATGGATTACTAGAGAAGAAGCGTTAGAACTTAGAAAATCATCAATAAGAGGATTAACAATAGTAGATGATAGTAAGAGATATTATCCTTATGGAGATTTTGCATCTTATATATTAGGATTTACTGATATTGATAATAATGGGTTAGATGGAATAGAAAAAACCTATGATAAATATCTTTCAGGAATACCTGGTAAAATTGTTAAAACTACAGATGCTGCAAATAGGCAAATGCCTTATGATGGCGAAAAGATATACGATCCAGAGAATGGATTATCAGTAGTACTTACTATAGATGAAACAATACAACACTTTGCAGAAAAAGCAGCTAATCAAGCCTTATTAGATAATAAGGCTAAAAATGTTTCTATAATAGTTATGGACCCATTTTCAGGTGATATATTGGCTTTAGCAAATAAACCTGATTTTGACCCTAATGAACCAAGGGAGCCCTTGACCGATGAACAAAAAAAAGAATGGGCGGATCTTCCAATAGAGGAACTACCAAATAAGTGGTATGATATGTGGAGAAATGTAGCTATAAGTGATGTATATGAACCAGGATCAACATTTAAGGTTTTGACAGCTGCTGCAGCACTTGAAGTAGGGTCAGCAAACTTAAATACCCACTATTTTTGTAATGGTTTTGTCAGAGATATTAAGGGTGTAGTTCTCAAATGCGCTAGTTGGTATAATCCCCATGGAAATCAAACTTTTGCTGAAGCGATTGCGAATTCTTGTAACGTTGCTTTTGTGAATATGGGTCGTAGCCTTGGTAAAGAGAATATGTATGAGTATATAAAAGCTTTTGGCTTTGGAGAATCTTCTGGAATTGATTTACTAGGTGAACAGAGCGGAATCATACCAGCAAATACTGATGTTATCAAGGAAGTAAATCTTGCTACCATGTCATATGGCCATGGTATAGCTGTTACCCCAATACAGATGGTAAACATGTTTTCAACTGTTGCTAATGGTGGCAATCTTATGAAGCCTAGGTTAGTTAAGCAGTTAATAGATGAAGAAGGGAATGTACTAAAAACTTTTCCGACTGAGGTTAAGAGAAAAGTTCTAGCGGAAAAGACTTCTGAGACAATGTTAAAGTTACTTGAAGGTGTTGTTAAGGATGGTACAGGAAGAAAAGCATATATACCTGGATATAGAGTTGGGGGTAAAACAGGAACAGCTGAAAAAATTATAGATGGAAGATATGCTGATGGTAAATATATAGCATCCTTTGGTGCTATTGCGCCAGTAGATGATCCCAAAATTGCTGTTTTGATTATAATCGATGAACCTAGTGGAGTGTATTATGGTGGAACAATAGCTGGTCCAGTAGCGAAGAGTGTAATCGAGGATACTTTGAATTATTTAGAAGTAGAACCTAAATTTACAGAAGATGAGAAAGAACTAATTGAACAAAAGATTATTGTACCAGATGTCAGAAATAAGAAGATTGGTGATGCTGGTAAATTATTAACAGAATTAGAATTAAGATATACAACTGAATATCAGGAGATAACAACAGATTCAACAGTACTAGACCAATTTCCATTACCTGGTGTTGAGGTAATAAAGGGCTCAATTATAGACTTATACTTAAATGAGAAACCTAATATACTGACAATGCCAGATTTAATAGGAAAGACTAAAGATGAAGCAATCAAGATACTAGATGAACTAAACCTACAATATACATTAAATGGGACAGGAAAAGTAACAAATCAAAGTCCTGGACCTGGAGAAAATCTAAGTGGAGAGACGAATATAGTTATCGAATTATCAGACACTTAA
- a CDS encoding UDP-N-acetylmuramoyl-L-alanyl-D-glutamate--2,6-diaminopimelate ligase → MNLNALLGSYEVIKIQGDINIDITGISHDSREIKESNMFIAKKGYEVDGHNFIVDAIENGACCVVLEKEIEVKTGITYIWVKDTADILAYLSSRYYDEPSKKLSLIGVTGTNGKTSTTYFIKSILDVNNIKVGVIGTTGVIIDEKVISLKNTTPDPLVLNSHFDKMIESKVEACVMEVSSHALDFGRVDYINFDIGIFTNLTKDHLDYHITMKNYFESKLKLFYKTTNYNIINIDDCYGREIINNLSDRIKIITYGIENKADVYATNIDFSVDNVSFVLNYDEQLANISLKVPGKFNVYNALAAASCGIAMGLNLNEIKIGLENLKQIKGRFEIVQIDRDFSVIIDFAHTPDGLEAVLKNISQFAKGRVIVVFGAGGNRDKTKRPEMGEIVGLYSDYAIVTSDNPRFEDPLDIIQDIIEGLKRTSTNYKIIVDRKKAIEHALDYAKPNDIVLLAGKGHENYTIIGSDVYPFNEKEIVFNYLMDI, encoded by the coding sequence ATGAATCTCAATGCATTATTAGGTTCCTATGAAGTTATTAAAATTCAGGGTGATATAAATATAGATATTACTGGTATAAGTCATGATTCAAGAGAAATTAAAGAAAGTAATATGTTTATAGCAAAGAAGGGATATGAAGTAGATGGTCATAATTTTATAGTCGATGCAATCGAGAATGGTGCATGTTGTGTTGTTTTGGAGAAAGAGATTGAAGTTAAAACAGGAATTACCTATATATGGGTCAAAGATACTGCTGATATACTTGCGTATCTTAGTTCAAGATATTATGATGAACCAAGTAAAAAACTCTCCTTAATAGGAGTTACTGGAACAAATGGTAAAACTTCTACTACATATTTTATTAAAAGTATATTAGATGTCAATAATATTAAAGTAGGAGTTATTGGAACTACAGGTGTAATAATTGATGAAAAAGTAATTAGCTTAAAGAATACAACCCCTGATCCTTTAGTGCTTAATTCACACTTCGATAAAATGATAGAGTCCAAAGTTGAAGCTTGCGTTATGGAAGTATCATCTCATGCTTTAGACTTTGGAAGAGTGGATTATATAAACTTTGATATTGGTATATTTACCAATTTAACAAAGGACCACTTAGATTACCATATTACAATGAAAAATTATTTTGAAAGCAAATTAAAGTTGTTTTATAAAACTACCAACTATAATATTATTAATATAGATGATTGTTATGGAAGAGAAATAATTAATAATTTAAGTGATAGGATAAAAATCATTACTTATGGCATTGAAAATAAAGCGGATGTTTACGCTACGAATATAGATTTTTCAGTTGATAATGTTAGCTTTGTACTTAATTATGATGAACAATTAGCAAATATCTCATTAAAAGTTCCAGGAAAGTTTAATGTGTATAATGCATTAGCTGCTGCTTCATGTGGCATAGCTATGGGACTTAACTTAAATGAAATAAAGATTGGTTTGGAAAATTTAAAACAAATTAAAGGCAGATTTGAAATTGTACAGATAGATAGGGATTTTTCTGTTATAATAGATTTTGCTCATACACCAGATGGTTTAGAAGCAGTATTGAAAAATATTTCACAGTTTGCTAAAGGACGTGTAATAGTAGTCTTTGGGGCAGGTGGAAACAGAGATAAAACAAAGAGACCTGAAATGGGTGAGATAGTAGGATTATATAGTGATTATGCAATAGTTACCTCTGACAATCCTAGATTTGAGGATCCTCTAGATATAATACAAGATATTATTGAAGGATTAAAAAGAACTTCTACTAATTATAAAATCATTGTTGATAGAAAAAAAGCTATAGAACATGCCTTAGATTATGCTAAACCTAATGATATTGTATTATTAGCTGGAAAAGGGCATGAGAATTATACTATAATAGGAAGCGACGTATATCCATTTAATGAAAAAGAAATAGTATTTAATTATTTGATGGATATTTAG